In one Acanthochromis polyacanthus isolate Apoly-LR-REF ecotype Palm Island chromosome 20, KAUST_Apoly_ChrSc, whole genome shotgun sequence genomic region, the following are encoded:
- the tnikb gene encoding TRAF2 and NCK interacting kinase b isoform X12 translates to MVVGEASILSPVSTDSTMASDSPARSLDEIDLSALRDPAGIFELVELVGNGTYGQVYKGRHVKTGQLAAIKVMDVTGDEEEEIKAEINMLKKYSHHRNIATYYGAFVKKNPPGMDDQLWLVMEFCGAGSVTDLIKNTKGNSLKEEWIAYVCREILRGLTHLHQHKVIHRDIKGQNVLLTENAEVKLVDFGVSAQLDRTVGRRNTFIGTPYWMAPEVIACDENPDATYDFKSDLWSLGITAIEMAEGAPPLCDMHPMRALFLIPRNPAPRLKSKKWSKKFQSFIESCLVKSHSQRPSTEQLLKHPFIRDLPNERQVRIQLKDHIDRTKKRRGERDETEYEYSGSEEEDEERDVGEPSSIINIPGESTLRRDFLRLQLANKERSELIRRQQLEQQQNEEHKRQLLAERQKRIEEQKEQRRRLEEQQRRERELRKQQEREQRRRYEEMEQLRREEERRHAEREQEYIRRQLEEEQRQLEILQQQLLQEQALLLEYKRKQIEEQRQAERLQRQLQQERAYLVSLQQQQQETPRPPADKKQLYHYKDQAPGSNDKPAWAKEVMRRAQSNSPRVPPKKFHSFREPRDVQLDNLLRLPGYKPRRRRPPSYPAHGSPSRENLHVPRIRVTCVPEPDPSQPVFRRPSRSPESRGRSPGRRVEDHYKMNRQTSPTLQHKVSNRISDPSLPPRSESFSSGGIQQARTPPMHRSVEPQMAHLVQVKSHGLSGSQSLYDPHGVSSSSSASPSPSRPPMPRQNSDPTSDTPPPPPLSRLAPPLDKLDRSSWLRQDDDMPPKVPQRTTSISPALVRKNSPGNGPGLGPRAGAHLIRASNPDLRRTDISMETPLKRTSSGSSSSSSTPSSQGGSNERGNSASKTEGSTLSSHDTKDDNRELTRPSRPADLTALAKELRELRQGEETSRPPVKVTDYSSSSEESHSSEDEEGEGGANDGTVAVSDIPRIMPAASQSTNESFGMMGGHNDSHGDSYGNSSQDGTLMMREYGMGGGGGSKASFTPFVDPRVYGTSPTDDDDNNSASALFADELLKQEQEQARLNEARKISVVNVNPTNIRPHSDTPEIRKYKKRFNSEILCAALWGVNLLVGTENGLMLLDRSGQGKVYNLINRRRFQQMDVLEGLNVLVTISGKKNKLRVYYLSWLRNRILHNDPEVEKKQGWITVGELEGCVHYKVVKYERIKFLVIALKNSVEIYAWAPKPYHKFMAFKSFTDLQHRPLLVDLTVEEGQRLKVIYGSSVGFHVIDVDSGNPYDIYIPSHVRLCRTPSLRLGLRCSQVSLRCSQVWLRCSQVWLRCSQVRLRCSQVRLRCCQVWLRCSQVRLRCSQVRLRCSQVRLRCSQVRLRCSQVRLRCSQVRLRCSQVRLRCSQVRLRCSQVRLRCCQVRLRCSQVRLRCSQVCLRCSQVWLRCSQVSLRCSRVSLRRNLLSLLDNYSCGYR, encoded by the exons ggtcGCCACGTCAAAACAGGGCAGCTCGCTGCCATCAAGGTCATGGACGTCACCGGA gatgaggaggaggagattaAAGCCGAGATCAACATGCTAAAGAAGTACAGCCACCACAGGAACATCGCCACTTACTACGGAGCCTTCGTCAAGAAGAATCCTCCGGGGATGGACGACCAGCTCTGG CTGGTGATGGAGTTCTGTGGCGCCGGTTCGGTGACAGAtctgatcaaaaacaccaaaggGAACTCTCTGAAGGAGGAGTGGATCGCCTACGTCTGCAGGGAGATCCTCAGG GGTCTGACCCACCTCCACCAGCACAAGGTCATCCACCGAGACATCAAGGGCCAGAACGTCCTGCTGACGGAGAACGCCGAGGTCAAGCTGG tggaCTTCGGTGTGAGCGCCCAGCTGGACCGGACGGTGGGTCGCAGGAACACCTTCATCGGGACGCCGTACTGGATGGCCCCGGAGGTGATCGCCTGCGACGAGAACCCCGACGCCACGTATGACTTCAAG agcgATCTGTGGTCGTTGGGAATCACAGCCATCGAGATGGCCGAGGGAGCTCCAC CTCTATGCGACATGCATCCCATGAGGGCGCTCTTCCTCATCCCCAGAAATCCTGCACCGAGGCTCAAATCCAAGAAATG GTCCAAGAAGTTCCAGTCGTTCATCGAGAGCTGTCTGGTGAAGAGCCACAGCCAGCGGCCGAGCACCGAGCAGCTGCTCAAGCATCCCTTCATCAGAGACCTGCCCAACGAACGGCAGGTCCGCATCCAGCTGAAGGACCACATCGACCGCACCAagaagaggagaggggagaggg ATGAAACCGAGTACGAGTACAGCGGCagcgaggaggaggacgaggagaggGACGTCGGAGAGCCCAG CTCCATCATCAACATTCCCGGCGAGTCGACTTTGAGGCGGGACTTCCTGCGCCTCCAGCTGGCCAATAAGGAGCGATCGGAGCTGATCCGCCGTCagcagctggagcagcagcagaacgagGAGCACAAGCGCCAACTGCTGGCCGAGAGGCAGAAACGCATCGAGGAGCAGAAGGAGCAGCGGCGGCGGCTGGAGGAG CAACAGCGTCGTGAGCGAGAgctgaggaagcagcaggagcgagagcagaggaggaggtaCGAGGAGATGGAGCAGCTccggagggaggaggagaggaggcacGCCGAGAGGGAGCAG GAATATATCCGTagacagctggaggaggagcagaggcaGCTGGAgatcctgcagcagcagctcctgcagGAACAGGCCTTACTGCtg GAGTACAAGAGGAAGCAGATCGAGGAGCAGCGGCAGGCCGAGCGTCTTCAGAGGCAGCTTCAGCAGGAACGCGCTTACCTGgtttctctgcagcagcagcagcaggaaacacCGCGACCGCCGGCCGACAAGAAGCAGCTGTACCACTACAAGGACCAGGCGCCGGGCAGCAACGACAAGCCGGCCTGGGCCAAGGAG GTGATGCGTCGCGCTCAGAGCAACTCTCCTCGAGTCCCTCCTAAGAAGTTCCACTCCTTCAGGGAGCCTCGGGACGTCCAGCTGGACAACCTGCTGCGTCTCCCCGGCTACAAGCCCCGCCGCCGCCGCCCGCCGTCCTACCCGGCCCACGGCAGCCCGTCCAGAGAAAACCTCCACGTTCCCAGGATCCGGGTCACCTGCGTCCCGGAACCCGACCCGTCCCAGCCGGTGTTCCGCCGGCCGAGCAGGAGCCCCGAGTCGAGGGGTCGCAGCCCCGGACGCCGG GTGGAGGATCATTATAAGATGAACAGACAGACTTCTCCTACGTTGCAGCATAAAGTCTCCAACCGGATCTCGGACCCGTCGCTGCCGCCGCGATCCGAGTCCTTCAGCAGCGGAGGCATCCAGCAGGCCAGGACTCCGCCCATGCACCGATCCGTAGAGCCTCAG ATGGCCCACCTGGTGCAGGTGAAGAGTCACGGCCTGTCGGGCTCCCAGTCCCTGTACGACCCCCACGGCGTGTCCTCGTCCTCCTCGGCGTCGCCCTCCCCCTCCCGGCCTCCCATGCCCCGGCAGAACTCCGACCCCACCTCCGACACCCCTCCTCCCCCGCCCCTGTCCCGCCTGGCACCCCCCCTCGACAAGCTGGATCGCAGCTCCTGGTTGCGGCAGGACGACGACATGCCGCCCAAG gttccTCAGAGAACCACCTCCATCTCTCCTGCTCTGGTCAGGAAGAACTCTCCTGGAAACGGGCCGGGCCTCGGTCCTCGGGCCGGAGCCCACCTGATCCGGGCCAG caaccccGACCTGCGGAGGACCGACATTTCCATGGAGACGCCCCTGAAAAGGACGAGCAGCGgcagctcctccagctccagcacccccagcTCCCAGGGAGGCTCCAACGAGAGAG gtaaTTCGGCCTCTAAGACTGAAGGTTCAACTCTTTCCTCCCACGACACCAAAGACGACAACAGAGAGCTGACCAGACCCAGCAGGCCTGCA GATCTGACTGCTTTGGCCAAAGAGCTGAGGGAGCTGCGACAGGGCGAGGAGACGAGCCGGCCGCCGGTCAAAGTCACCGACTACTCGTCCTCCAGCGAAGAGTCCCACAGCAGCGAGGATGAGGAGGGAGAGGGCGGAGCCAACGACGGCACGGTGGCGGTCAGCGACATCCCACGGATCAT gccGGCGGCGAGTCAAAGCACCAACGAGTCGTTCGGGATGATGGGAGGACACAACGACTCTCATGGAGATTCGTACGGAAACAGCTCTCAGGACGGAACGCTGATGATGAGAGAG TACGGGATGGGAGGCGGTGGAGGATCCAAGGCTTCCTTCACGCCATTTGTTGATCCGAGGGTCTACGGGACTTCTCCGACCGACGACGACGATAATAACTCTGCCTCAG CGCTATTTGCTGACGAGCTGCTGAAGCAGGAACAGGAGCAGGCCAGACTCAATGAGGCCAGAAAGATCTCTGTGGTCAACGTCAACCCAACCAACATCCGACCGCACAGCGACACGCCTGAGATCCGGAAATACAAGAAACGCTTCAACTCCGAGATCCTGTGTGCCGCTCTGTGGG gcGTGAACCTGCTGGTGGGAACCGAGAACGGCCTGATGCTGCTGGATCGGAGCGGTCAGGGCAAAGTTTACAACCTGATCAACCGACGGCGCTTCCAGCAGATGGACGTCCTGGAGGGACTCAACGTCCTGGTGACCATCTCAG GGAAGAAGAACAAGCTGCGTGTTTACTACCTGTCCTGGCTGAGGAACAGGATATTACACAACGACCCTGAAGTGGAGAAGAAGCAGGGCTGGATTACTGTTGGCGAGCTGGAGGGCTGCGTTCACTACAAAGTCG TCAAGTACGAGAGGATTAAATTCTTGGTGATTGCTCTGAAGAATTCGGTGGAAATCTACGCCTGGGCGCCTAAACCTTACCACAAGTTCATGGCCTTCAAG TCCTTCACTGACCTGCAGCACCGCCCCCTGCTGGTGGACCTGACCGTGGAGGAGGGCCAGAGGCTGAAGGTCATCTACGGATCCAGCGTCGGATTCCACGTCATCGATGTCGACTCCGGAAACCCCTACGACATCTACATCCCCTCACATGTAAGACTCTGTAGAACACCAAGTTTAAGACTTGGGTTAAGGTGTAGTCAGGTTAGTTTAAGGTGTAGTCAGGTTTGGTTAAG GTGTAGTCAGGTTTGGTTAAGGTGTAGTCAGGTTAGGTTAAGGTGTAGTCAGGTTAGGTTAAGGTGTTGTCAG GTTTGGTTAAGGTGTAGTCAGGTTAGGTTAAGGTGTAGTCAGGTTAGGTTAAGGTGTAGTCAGGTTAGGTTAAG GTGTAGTCAGGTTAGGTTAAGGTGTAGTCAGGTTAGGTTAAG GTGTAGTCAGGTTAGGTTAAGGTGTAGTCAGGTTAGGTTAAG GTGTAGTCAGGTTAGGTTAAGGTGTAGTCAGGTTAGGTTAAGGTGTTGTCAGGTTAG GTTAAGGTGTAGTCAGGTTAGGTTAAGGTGTAGTCAGGTTTGTTTAAGGTGTAGTCAGGTTTGGTTAAGGTGTAGTCAGGTTAGTTTAAGGTGTAGTCGGGTTAGTTTAAGGCGTAATTTGTTGAGTTTGTTAGACAACTATAGCTGTGGTTACCGCTAG
- the tnikb gene encoding TRAF2 and NCK interacting kinase b isoform X24, giving the protein MVVGEASILSPVSTDSTMASDSPARSLDEIDLSALRDPAGIFELVELVGNGTYGQVYKGRHVKTGQLAAIKVMDVTGDEEEEIKAEINMLKKYSHHRNIATYYGAFVKKNPPGMDDQLWLVMEFCGAGSVTDLIKNTKGNSLKEEWIAYVCREILRGLTHLHQHKVIHRDIKGQNVLLTENAEVKLVDFGVSAQLDRTVGRRNTFIGTPYWMAPEVIACDENPDATYDFKSDLWSLGITAIEMAEGAPPLCDMHPMRALFLIPRNPAPRLKSKKWSKKFQSFIESCLVKSHSQRPSTEQLLKHPFIRDLPNERQVRIQLKDHIDRTKKRRGERDETEYEYSGSEEEDEERDVGEPSSIINIPGESTLRRDFLRLQLANKERSELIRRQQLEQQQNEEHKRQLLAERQKRIEEQKEQRRRLEEQQRRERELRKQQEREQRRRYEEMEQLRREEERRHAEREQEYIRRQLEEEQRQLEILQQQLLQEQALLLEYKRKQIEEQRQAERLQRQLQQERAYLVSLQQQQQETPRPPADKKQLYHYKDQAPGSNDKPAWAKEVMRRAQSNSPRVPPKKFHSFREPRDVQLDNLLRLPGYKPRRRRPPSYPAHGSPSRENLHVPRIRVTCVPEPDPSQPVFRRPSRSPESRGRSPGRRVEDHYKMNRQTSPTLQHKVSNRISDPSLPPRSESFSSGGIQQARTPPMHRSVEPQMAHLVQVKSHGLSGSQSLYDPHGVSSSSSASPSPSRPPMPRQNSDPTSDTPPPPPLSRLAPPLDKLDRSSWLRQDDDMPPKVPQRTTSISPALVRKNSPGNGPGLGPRAGAHLIRASNPDLRRTDISMETPLKRTSSGSSSSSSTPSSQGGSNERGNSASKTEGSTLSSHDTKDDNRELTRPSRPADLTALAKELRELRQGEETSRPPVKVTDYSSSSEESHSSEDEEGEGGANDGTVAVSDIPRIMPAASQSTNESFGMMGGHNDSHGDSYGNSSQDGTLMMREYGMGGGGGSKASFTPFVDPRVYGTSPTDDDDNNSASALFADELLKQEQEQARLNEARKISVVNVNPTNIRPHSDTPEIRKYKKRFNSEILCAALWGVNLLVGTENGLMLLDRSGQGKVYNLINRRRFQQMDVLEGLNVLVTISGKKNKLRVYYLSWLRNRILHNDPEVEKKQGWITVGELEGCVHYKVVKYERIKFLVIALKNSVEIYAWAPKPYHKFMAFKSFTDLQHRPLLVDLTVEEGQRLKVIYGSSVGFHVIDVDSGNPYDIYIPSHVRLCRTPSLRLGLRCSQVSLRCSQVWLRCSQVWLRCSQVRLRCSQVRLRCCQVWLRCSQVRLRCSQVRLRCSQVRLRCSQVRLRCSQVRLRCSQVRLRCSQVRLRCSQVRLRCCQVRLRCSQVRLRCSQVCLRCSQVWLRCSQVSLRCSRVSLRRNLLSLLDNYSCGYR; this is encoded by the exons ggtcGCCACGTCAAAACAGGGCAGCTCGCTGCCATCAAGGTCATGGACGTCACCGGA gatgaggaggaggagattaAAGCCGAGATCAACATGCTAAAGAAGTACAGCCACCACAGGAACATCGCCACTTACTACGGAGCCTTCGTCAAGAAGAATCCTCCGGGGATGGACGACCAGCTCTGG CTGGTGATGGAGTTCTGTGGCGCCGGTTCGGTGACAGAtctgatcaaaaacaccaaaggGAACTCTCTGAAGGAGGAGTGGATCGCCTACGTCTGCAGGGAGATCCTCAGG GGTCTGACCCACCTCCACCAGCACAAGGTCATCCACCGAGACATCAAGGGCCAGAACGTCCTGCTGACGGAGAACGCCGAGGTCAAGCTGG tggaCTTCGGTGTGAGCGCCCAGCTGGACCGGACGGTGGGTCGCAGGAACACCTTCATCGGGACGCCGTACTGGATGGCCCCGGAGGTGATCGCCTGCGACGAGAACCCCGACGCCACGTATGACTTCAAG agcgATCTGTGGTCGTTGGGAATCACAGCCATCGAGATGGCCGAGGGAGCTCCAC CTCTATGCGACATGCATCCCATGAGGGCGCTCTTCCTCATCCCCAGAAATCCTGCACCGAGGCTCAAATCCAAGAAATG GTCCAAGAAGTTCCAGTCGTTCATCGAGAGCTGTCTGGTGAAGAGCCACAGCCAGCGGCCGAGCACCGAGCAGCTGCTCAAGCATCCCTTCATCAGAGACCTGCCCAACGAACGGCAGGTCCGCATCCAGCTGAAGGACCACATCGACCGCACCAagaagaggagaggggagaggg ATGAAACCGAGTACGAGTACAGCGGCagcgaggaggaggacgaggagaggGACGTCGGAGAGCCCAG CTCCATCATCAACATTCCCGGCGAGTCGACTTTGAGGCGGGACTTCCTGCGCCTCCAGCTGGCCAATAAGGAGCGATCGGAGCTGATCCGCCGTCagcagctggagcagcagcagaacgagGAGCACAAGCGCCAACTGCTGGCCGAGAGGCAGAAACGCATCGAGGAGCAGAAGGAGCAGCGGCGGCGGCTGGAGGAG CAACAGCGTCGTGAGCGAGAgctgaggaagcagcaggagcgagagcagaggaggaggtaCGAGGAGATGGAGCAGCTccggagggaggaggagaggaggcacGCCGAGAGGGAGCAG GAATATATCCGTagacagctggaggaggagcagaggcaGCTGGAgatcctgcagcagcagctcctgcagGAACAGGCCTTACTGCtg GAGTACAAGAGGAAGCAGATCGAGGAGCAGCGGCAGGCCGAGCGTCTTCAGAGGCAGCTTCAGCAGGAACGCGCTTACCTGgtttctctgcagcagcagcagcaggaaacacCGCGACCGCCGGCCGACAAGAAGCAGCTGTACCACTACAAGGACCAGGCGCCGGGCAGCAACGACAAGCCGGCCTGGGCCAAGGAG GTGATGCGTCGCGCTCAGAGCAACTCTCCTCGAGTCCCTCCTAAGAAGTTCCACTCCTTCAGGGAGCCTCGGGACGTCCAGCTGGACAACCTGCTGCGTCTCCCCGGCTACAAGCCCCGCCGCCGCCGCCCGCCGTCCTACCCGGCCCACGGCAGCCCGTCCAGAGAAAACCTCCACGTTCCCAGGATCCGGGTCACCTGCGTCCCGGAACCCGACCCGTCCCAGCCGGTGTTCCGCCGGCCGAGCAGGAGCCCCGAGTCGAGGGGTCGCAGCCCCGGACGCCGG GTGGAGGATCATTATAAGATGAACAGACAGACTTCTCCTACGTTGCAGCATAAAGTCTCCAACCGGATCTCGGACCCGTCGCTGCCGCCGCGATCCGAGTCCTTCAGCAGCGGAGGCATCCAGCAGGCCAGGACTCCGCCCATGCACCGATCCGTAGAGCCTCAG ATGGCCCACCTGGTGCAGGTGAAGAGTCACGGCCTGTCGGGCTCCCAGTCCCTGTACGACCCCCACGGCGTGTCCTCGTCCTCCTCGGCGTCGCCCTCCCCCTCCCGGCCTCCCATGCCCCGGCAGAACTCCGACCCCACCTCCGACACCCCTCCTCCCCCGCCCCTGTCCCGCCTGGCACCCCCCCTCGACAAGCTGGATCGCAGCTCCTGGTTGCGGCAGGACGACGACATGCCGCCCAAG gttccTCAGAGAACCACCTCCATCTCTCCTGCTCTGGTCAGGAAGAACTCTCCTGGAAACGGGCCGGGCCTCGGTCCTCGGGCCGGAGCCCACCTGATCCGGGCCAG caaccccGACCTGCGGAGGACCGACATTTCCATGGAGACGCCCCTGAAAAGGACGAGCAGCGgcagctcctccagctccagcacccccagcTCCCAGGGAGGCTCCAACGAGAGAG gtaaTTCGGCCTCTAAGACTGAAGGTTCAACTCTTTCCTCCCACGACACCAAAGACGACAACAGAGAGCTGACCAGACCCAGCAGGCCTGCA GATCTGACTGCTTTGGCCAAAGAGCTGAGGGAGCTGCGACAGGGCGAGGAGACGAGCCGGCCGCCGGTCAAAGTCACCGACTACTCGTCCTCCAGCGAAGAGTCCCACAGCAGCGAGGATGAGGAGGGAGAGGGCGGAGCCAACGACGGCACGGTGGCGGTCAGCGACATCCCACGGATCAT gccGGCGGCGAGTCAAAGCACCAACGAGTCGTTCGGGATGATGGGAGGACACAACGACTCTCATGGAGATTCGTACGGAAACAGCTCTCAGGACGGAACGCTGATGATGAGAGAG TACGGGATGGGAGGCGGTGGAGGATCCAAGGCTTCCTTCACGCCATTTGTTGATCCGAGGGTCTACGGGACTTCTCCGACCGACGACGACGATAATAACTCTGCCTCAG CGCTATTTGCTGACGAGCTGCTGAAGCAGGAACAGGAGCAGGCCAGACTCAATGAGGCCAGAAAGATCTCTGTGGTCAACGTCAACCCAACCAACATCCGACCGCACAGCGACACGCCTGAGATCCGGAAATACAAGAAACGCTTCAACTCCGAGATCCTGTGTGCCGCTCTGTGGG gcGTGAACCTGCTGGTGGGAACCGAGAACGGCCTGATGCTGCTGGATCGGAGCGGTCAGGGCAAAGTTTACAACCTGATCAACCGACGGCGCTTCCAGCAGATGGACGTCCTGGAGGGACTCAACGTCCTGGTGACCATCTCAG GGAAGAAGAACAAGCTGCGTGTTTACTACCTGTCCTGGCTGAGGAACAGGATATTACACAACGACCCTGAAGTGGAGAAGAAGCAGGGCTGGATTACTGTTGGCGAGCTGGAGGGCTGCGTTCACTACAAAGTCG TCAAGTACGAGAGGATTAAATTCTTGGTGATTGCTCTGAAGAATTCGGTGGAAATCTACGCCTGGGCGCCTAAACCTTACCACAAGTTCATGGCCTTCAAG TCCTTCACTGACCTGCAGCACCGCCCCCTGCTGGTGGACCTGACCGTGGAGGAGGGCCAGAGGCTGAAGGTCATCTACGGATCCAGCGTCGGATTCCACGTCATCGATGTCGACTCCGGAAACCCCTACGACATCTACATCCCCTCACATGTAAGACTCTGTAGAACACCAAGTTTAAGACTTGGGTTAAGGTGTAGTCAGGTTAGTTTAAGGTGTAGTCAGGTTTGGTTAAG GTGTAGTCAGGTTTGGTTAAGGTGTAGTCAGGTTAGGTTAAGGTGTAGTCAGGTTAGGTTAAGGTGTTGTCAG GTTTGGTTAAGGTGTAGTCAGGTTAGGTTAAGGTGTAGTCAGGTTAGGTTAAG GTGTAGTCAGGTTAGGTTAAGGTGTAGTCAGGTTAGGTTAAG GTGTAGTCAGGTTAGGTTAAGGTGTAGTCAGGTTAGGTTAAG GTGTAGTCAGGTTAGGTTAAGGTGTAGTCAGGTTAGGTTAAGGTGTTGTCAGGTTAG GTTAAGGTGTAGTCAGGTTAGGTTAAGGTGTAGTCAGGTTTGTTTAAGGTGTAGTCAGGTTTGGTTAAGGTGTAGTCAGGTTAGTTTAAGGTGTAGTCGGGTTAGTTTAAGGCGTAATTTGTTGAGTTTGTTAGACAACTATAGCTGTGGTTACCGCTAG